A window of Capsicum annuum cultivar UCD-10X-F1 unplaced genomic scaffold, UCD10Xv1.1 ctg773, whole genome shotgun sequence genomic DNA:
tttgtttgtctTAACAGAACCActatatgattattttaccataagATCTTTCTGAGGTATGGCTAAGCAAGATATGATTTTCACCGACCAACAACTAGGAAGTATACCGACATTCAGTCCATGACATTTTGAATCCAACTCACCTCAAGCAATCCACTATAAATTGACGTACAATGGGATGATTACAATTGAAGGTGTTTCCACATCCTGAGTAGTTGTAAAATTCTCCCTGCAAAGCCATGAGATATATTTCTATCTTGGTGCACAGAGTTAACATCCATGTTTTAATAGGATAATTATACATTCCTTCGGCAAATTAGACTTTCCTTTGTAACGAAGTGACTACAagtaagaacatgattactaatGTTTACAAAGTAGATTGCTTTTCCAAATACAACATTGTCAAATACCCTtactcaaaaaaagaaaaaaacacttCATTCACATTCCAGAACCTTCTGTAGATAAGTATTACCTACCAACAACCTCAGAATCGAGTATAGCAAGAAAATATACACGAGTTCAGTATCTTGTGAGTCCCCTATTCTTTATAGAAAAGCACCAACAGAAAGAAGCCACGCAGTATCAGCAAATTCCAATCACCCATATATATTCTGGTATGATTTTTGTTAGAAGCCATAACACAAGATTTTATGTTTAAGTTCATTCATCAGGCAGCAGTTTATGACACTAACCAAAATCTTGTCATTATAGTGCTTCACCAGGGCGACATGATTGAAAGGCATGGCTCAATGCTGACGAGAATGTTTCTGCTCGTCTGCGCCACATTTACCATCACCAAAGTGCTTACAGTCGTAAAGAATGAAGTCTTACAGCTTAACAATTTCATCTGTTATGACTTTGATGAAGTGTGTGATATAGACAACATAATAAACTAAGGTGGAGGATTCTACACTGCAGggtctaattatttttttttttttgtttttaagaatagttttaTTATCttacaatagaaaaaaaaaaaggataattcCATGATTCGAAGAATTAATCAATTCATAAAAGTCGAGCAACTTCACATGATGAATTTGAAGAGAAAGCCAATGAGTCCATATATGGAACTTCAAATTAGTCTCTAGGCTTTCTCTTAAGAGTCAAAAACTAAAACCAACAATAGAAATGTGCATGGATTAGCGAGAAACATACCTTAGGAGCTAGCATGTAAAACACACCGCCGTCAATGCCTCTAAATGATACTATGGGACCGTTTTCATTTCCTTCAGCAGTGTGATTGAAAACAACATCCATGATAACCTGCCAATGGACAATCAGACGAGAATATACCAAAATTTGGAGAACAAACTCAAAGTTTTCTCCAGTAATCAGTCACCTCAATTCCACGTTTATGTGCTTCCTTGACAAGATACTTAAATTCGTTTATTGCACCGAGGCCGCAATTACTTAGACCAGCAGATGCATATCTTCCCATTGGAGAAAAGAAATTGACAGTAGAATAGCCCCAAAAGTTAAACCTAGAAAGATAAACATCCCATAAGACCAAAATTGATCAGAGacaatatttttgagttttgtCTACTTTCACGCAGTTGTTAATATCTTCAAGCAAATATTGTCAAGGAAATATACCACTAACTAAAGAGATATAATTAGCATTGTGTATCTACTACCAAGTCATCTACAAACATCTTTGACACAATGTATACGTTTGGATGTCAATTAAGTTGTGTTCAGTAGTATTGACTAATTAAGCCTAAAATATCTTTAAATGCAAGTGTCTGAAAGTTATCACCATATGAGCTTAGCATCATTATCGCACTTTATCCTATGCAGAAAAATCAGGTTCAAATCTCAGATATGTGCCCAATGAAAAAGACACAATCAAATCAACCCTCTGCAGTCCTTGCATGCAAGAACATTCTGGGGCAATCATAGCACATTACTTTTA
This region includes:
- the LOC124885455 gene encoding isoamylase 1, chloroplastic-like isoform X1 (The sequence of the model RefSeq protein was modified relative to this genomic sequence to represent the inferred CDS: added 185 bases not found in genome assembly) — translated: MHVRGFTNHESSGTKCPGTYLGIVEKLDHLKELGVNCIELMPCHEFNELEYYSYNSVLGDYKFNFWGYSTVNFFSPMGRYASAGLSNCGLGAINEFKYLVKEAHKRGIEVIMDVVFNHTAEGNENGPIVSFRGIDGGVFYMLAPKGEFYNYSGCGNTFNCNHPIVRQFIVDCLR
- the LOC124885455 gene encoding isoamylase 1, chloroplastic-like isoform X3 (The sequence of the model RefSeq protein was modified relative to this genomic sequence to represent the inferred CDS: added 185 bases not found in genome assembly) gives rise to the protein MHVRGFTNHESSGTKCPGTYLGIVEKLDHLKELGVNCIELMPCHEFNELEYYSYNSVLGDYKFNFWGYSTVNFFSPMGRYASAGLSNCGLGAINEFKYLVKEAHKRGIEVIMDVVFNHTAEGNENGPIVSFRGIDGGVFYMLAPKNIYG
- the LOC124885455 gene encoding isoamylase 1, chloroplastic-like isoform X2 (The sequence of the model RefSeq protein was modified relative to this genomic sequence to represent the inferred CDS: added 185 bases not found in genome assembly); this encodes MHVRGFTNHESSGTKCPGTYLGIVEKLDHLKELGVNCIELMPCHEFNELEYYSYNSVLGDYKFNFWGYSTVNFFSPMGRYASAGLSNCGLGAINEFKYLVKEAHKRGIEVIMDVVFNHTAEGNENGPIVSFRGIDGGVFYMLAPKTSRNILVSIEPCLSIMSPW